The following proteins come from a genomic window of Gimesia sp.:
- a CDS encoding glycosyltransferase family 2 protein, whose protein sequence is MEWISVSSSQNRLSAFPPDPDHKSYPVELSVVIPTYNRADRLMDLLNCWLKADAATTVDYEVIFCDDGSEDETIKILKSYQNRLPMQILANPHAGPAKARNSGIEAARGRRLLFLGDDIYPGTDLLNLHVRLGKEFGDHVAILGRVDWHPEQKQNHLLTHITQIGHEQFCFDQMSENSFVDYTHFYTCNVSVSSKLLSLEPINFDTRFYKVNFEDTELAYRLSSHGMQVFYAPAAHALHFHEYEVEGFCRRQETAGEMATVFGKLHPVWDQLLGISDLKQNYDVYLELNGYLDQPVRQLSLIHSSCRLLENKLEKNPGNARLRKILSLIYLQLFKFKFEEGILGQTENYHRFTVEQFLYERCFQNEYYEKLKSLVAEELRDDRRSNLKVLIQYYLRILTYRFHRDEDLLMAKNLISDSLPDATRNSIEHPGLKKFVKEKTWQYLQQFYILTELHRQVRKLCNQVFRQQQKSTIQVKPDELPQVNRLTRMKIVLKHELSPALKQDYERELGVTIVFNRKTADGFEYHLEGMTGSPADLNSVELESILRFQDQSELSQIFEDSIQLKKGA, encoded by the coding sequence ATGGAATGGATTTCAGTGTCATCATCTCAAAACAGACTTAGTGCCTTTCCGCCAGATCCAGATCATAAGTCATATCCTGTTGAACTCAGCGTTGTTATTCCAACCTACAACAGGGCTGATCGACTTATGGACTTACTGAATTGCTGGCTGAAAGCAGATGCTGCGACCACTGTCGATTATGAAGTGATTTTTTGTGATGATGGTTCAGAAGATGAAACCATAAAGATCCTCAAGTCGTATCAAAACAGGCTGCCAATGCAGATTCTGGCCAATCCGCATGCAGGTCCTGCAAAAGCGAGAAACAGCGGGATTGAGGCAGCCAGGGGACGACGACTGCTCTTTCTCGGCGATGACATCTATCCAGGAACGGACCTCTTAAATCTACATGTCAGACTGGGGAAAGAATTCGGTGATCATGTTGCCATCCTGGGGCGAGTCGACTGGCATCCCGAACAGAAGCAGAATCATCTTCTGACTCATATTACTCAGATCGGGCACGAACAGTTTTGTTTTGACCAGATGTCCGAAAACAGTTTTGTCGACTACACCCACTTCTATACGTGCAACGTCAGTGTATCCAGCAAACTGCTGTCACTGGAACCGATCAACTTCGATACGCGGTTTTACAAAGTCAATTTTGAAGACACTGAACTGGCTTATCGACTGTCTTCACATGGGATGCAGGTTTTCTATGCTCCGGCAGCACACGCATTGCATTTTCATGAATATGAAGTGGAGGGCTTCTGCCGTCGACAGGAAACGGCGGGAGAAATGGCGACGGTCTTTGGTAAGTTGCATCCTGTATGGGATCAACTGTTGGGAATTTCTGATTTGAAACAGAATTACGATGTCTATCTGGAATTAAATGGATATCTTGACCAGCCTGTGAGGCAACTTTCCTTAATACACAGCAGTTGTCGCTTGTTAGAGAATAAATTGGAAAAGAATCCGGGTAATGCCAGGTTGCGGAAAATTCTCTCGCTGATTTATCTCCAGCTTTTCAAGTTCAAATTTGAAGAGGGGATTTTGGGGCAGACTGAAAATTACCACAGATTTACTGTCGAACAATTCCTCTATGAACGTTGCTTTCAGAATGAATATTACGAAAAGTTAAAGAGCCTGGTCGCTGAAGAACTGAGGGACGACCGCCGATCGAATTTGAAAGTTCTCATCCAATATTATCTTCGAATTCTAACTTACAGGTTTCATCGTGACGAAGATCTTCTGATGGCAAAGAATTTGATAAGTGACTCATTGCCTGATGCGACCCGTAACTCAATTGAGCACCCTGGTCTCAAGAAATTTGTTAAAGAGAAAACCTGGCAATATCTGCAACAGTTCTACATCCTGACAGAACTGCATCGTCAGGTACGCAAACTCTGTAATCAGGTTTTCAGACAGCAACAGAAGTCTACGATTCAGGTAAAGCCCGATGAATTACCGCAAGTCAATAGGCTTACGCGTATGAAGATTGTATTGAAACATGAACTTTCACCTGCTCTGAAACAGGATTATGAGAGGGAACTCGGTGTAACTATTGTATTTAACAGAAAAACTGCAGATGGATTTGAATATCATCTCGAAGGAATGACCGGCTCCCCAGCGGATTTAAACTCGGTGGAATTGGAGAGTATCCTGCGGTTTCAGGACCAGTCTGAACTGTCTCAAATCTTTGAGGATTCAATTCAACTGAAAAAAGGAGCCTGA
- a CDS encoding type II CAAX endopeptidase family protein, which produces MHSAIGRGIEQQYCKQNWSLGIAVFAVGLDMLLIHGNYVYDRYRLSLALVAFAALVYLNEGNLKSLGLQGRPIQGWSIWVKTSLKIGVIITICIGLGWGLWYRMGYEIPFHFFEPQHFFLLLPGSCIEAPLQEETIYRFVVCVSLNSLIGERKTIAVSGILFGLLHIIYGNPSPENLLGGLFLAWAFLKSETILIPLILHSVGNLLVLLSHSIAWYLLLWF; this is translated from the coding sequence GTGCATTCAGCAATCGGAAGAGGGATAGAGCAGCAGTATTGCAAACAGAACTGGTCCCTGGGAATCGCTGTCTTTGCCGTCGGTCTCGACATGCTGTTGATTCACGGCAATTACGTTTATGACCGCTACCGTCTCTCATTGGCTCTGGTCGCGTTTGCTGCGCTGGTCTATCTGAATGAAGGAAATCTCAAATCATTGGGACTGCAGGGACGTCCTATACAGGGTTGGAGTATCTGGGTGAAAACGTCACTCAAGATCGGCGTTATTATCACAATCTGTATCGGTTTGGGATGGGGGCTCTGGTATCGAATGGGATACGAAATCCCCTTTCATTTTTTCGAACCTCAGCATTTTTTTCTACTCCTTCCCGGATCGTGTATTGAGGCGCCTCTTCAGGAAGAAACCATCTATAGATTTGTGGTCTGCGTCTCGTTAAACAGCCTGATTGGCGAACGGAAAACGATCGCTGTAAGTGGAATTCTATTCGGGTTACTACACATTATTTATGGGAATCCCAGCCCTGAAAATCTGCTGGGTGGTTTGTTTCTGGCCTGGGCGTTTCTCAAAAGTGAAACGATTCTGATTCCTCTGATATTACATAGCGTAGGTAACTTGCTCGTACTCCTCAGTCATTCTATTGCATGGTATTTACTGCTCTGGTTTTAG
- a CDS encoding amidohydrolase family protein: MQSMNRRHFLKSASAGLVAAQTGLNFAAAEKTQELLPQKVVDTHTHFYDPSRPEGVPWPPKNSSLYRTVLPKDFVALKKYQPVNATVVVEASKLVEDNQWILDVAKDNPVIIGFVGRLTPGDPQFRQQLKRFAKNPIYKGIRVNHNLVEPGLSQPRFIDDLKFMADKGLQVDLNGGPVTLDAARKVAQQVPDLSIVVDHIGNVVIKGDEIDPEWRRYMQALADQKQVFIKVSALVEGASRHRPNDVPADVDYYRPTLDVIWNQIGVDRMIFGSNWPVSERAADYVTLQKILVDYLQDKGQAALDKVFWQNSKVAYRWDKYPGE, translated from the coding sequence ATGCAATCCATGAATCGTCGTCACTTCCTGAAATCGGCTTCGGCAGGCCTTGTCGCAGCTCAGACTGGTCTTAACTTTGCTGCTGCGGAGAAAACACAGGAATTACTGCCTCAGAAGGTTGTCGATACGCACACCCACTTCTACGATCCCAGCCGTCCCGAGGGAGTTCCCTGGCCCCCAAAGAATTCATCGCTCTACCGGACCGTCCTTCCTAAAGACTTCGTGGCGCTGAAGAAGTACCAGCCGGTCAATGCGACCGTCGTTGTGGAGGCCAGTAAACTGGTCGAAGACAACCAGTGGATCCTCGATGTGGCGAAAGACAATCCGGTGATTATCGGCTTCGTCGGACGTCTGACTCCCGGCGATCCCCAGTTTCGTCAGCAACTGAAACGGTTCGCTAAGAACCCGATCTACAAAGGCATCCGAGTGAATCATAATCTGGTCGAACCAGGACTCTCCCAACCCCGCTTCATCGACGATCTGAAATTCATGGCCGACAAGGGCCTGCAGGTCGATCTCAACGGCGGACCAGTCACCCTGGATGCGGCCCGCAAGGTCGCCCAACAGGTTCCCGACCTGAGTATCGTTGTTGATCACATCGGCAACGTTGTGATCAAAGGCGACGAAATCGATCCCGAATGGCGGCGTTACATGCAAGCACTGGCTGATCAGAAGCAGGTCTTCATCAAGGTCTCTGCCCTGGTGGAAGGTGCCTCGCGACATCGTCCGAATGATGTCCCCGCAGATGTGGACTATTACCGCCCGACGCTGGATGTCATCTGGAACCAGATTGGTGTCGACCGCATGATCTTCGGCAGTAACTGGCCTGTCTCAGAGCGGGCCGCCGACTATGTAACGCTACAGAAAATACTGGTCGATTATCTGCAGGACAAAGGGCAGGCAGCCCTCGATAAAGTCTTCTGGCAGAACTCCAAAGTCGCTTATCGCTGGGATAAATATCCGGGGGAATAA
- a CDS encoding alkaline phosphatase D family protein, protein MSACLAVMSPRLFLLGLLVFLVNDHQSTSAYGQQLDHKQGEMAGEVDSGSVILQSRLTAPELDETGDVPGRAGVGRFEISTDKSFSISRYTDWLTAKPESDFILKTKVTGLQPGTRYFYRLQFGATENNTETGPVNTFQTLPAPETLAEMSFVVVTGMNYRAFYKGLAGRPAYKGKDRDLGFPALASILKLRPDFFVGTGDNVYYDHPYDNPARTPAELRKKWHEQFVQPRYVDLFANVPTYWEKDDHDFRYNDCDLSKKKREPGVELGLETFREQVPVVDPDESDPITYRNYRMGKLLQVWFTENRDYRSNNRDKDGPEKTIWGKKQRAWLQETLQNSDATFKVLISPTPMIGPDGKGKIDNHTNINGFRHERDSFFQWIKDQKLDENGFYIVCGDRHWQYHSIHPTGVEEFSTGALVDANSRLGVAPGNKKGTDPEGLVKQPYTSNPASGGFLYVKVTPKKEDSKALLQFLFYDEQGKLLHQVDKTQPLKP, encoded by the coding sequence ATGTCTGCCTGCCTCGCTGTAATGTCGCCACGCCTGTTTCTACTTGGCCTGCTCGTATTTCTGGTGAATGATCACCAAAGCACTTCCGCATACGGACAGCAGCTGGATCATAAACAGGGAGAGATGGCAGGAGAGGTCGATTCCGGTTCCGTTATTCTGCAGTCTCGACTGACGGCTCCTGAACTGGACGAAACGGGCGATGTTCCCGGCAGAGCGGGTGTGGGGCGATTTGAAATCTCGACGGACAAGAGTTTTTCCATTTCGCGTTATACGGACTGGCTGACGGCCAAACCCGAATCTGACTTTATCCTGAAAACAAAAGTGACAGGCCTCCAACCGGGAACCCGCTATTTTTATCGCCTGCAGTTTGGTGCAACAGAGAACAACACCGAAACGGGCCCCGTCAACACATTCCAGACACTCCCCGCCCCGGAAACATTGGCCGAGATGTCTTTTGTGGTCGTGACGGGAATGAATTATCGCGCCTTCTATAAAGGGCTTGCCGGGCGTCCCGCTTACAAAGGAAAAGATCGCGACCTGGGATTTCCGGCACTGGCCAGCATCCTCAAGCTCAGGCCAGACTTTTTCGTGGGCACCGGGGATAACGTCTACTACGATCACCCTTACGACAATCCCGCCAGGACACCTGCCGAGCTGAGAAAGAAATGGCACGAACAGTTTGTGCAACCACGCTATGTCGATCTGTTCGCAAACGTCCCGACCTATTGGGAAAAGGACGACCACGATTTTCGGTACAACGACTGTGACTTATCAAAGAAGAAGCGTGAGCCGGGAGTCGAACTCGGACTGGAGACCTTTCGCGAACAGGTGCCAGTCGTGGATCCGGATGAGAGTGATCCGATCACTTACCGTAACTATCGTATGGGCAAGCTGCTGCAGGTCTGGTTCACTGAAAATCGAGACTATCGCAGCAACAACCGCGACAAAGATGGTCCGGAGAAAACGATCTGGGGGAAGAAACAGCGTGCCTGGCTGCAGGAGACTTTGCAGAATTCAGACGCGACGTTCAAGGTGCTGATTTCTCCTACGCCAATGATCGGCCCCGATGGGAAAGGAAAAATTGATAACCACACCAACATCAATGGATTCCGCCATGAACGCGATTCGTTCTTTCAGTGGATTAAAGATCAGAAGCTGGACGAGAACGGATTTTACATCGTGTGCGGCGACCGTCACTGGCAGTATCATTCGATTCATCCGACAGGTGTGGAAGAATTTTCCACCGGTGCACTGGTTGATGCCAACTCGCGACTGGGAGTCGCCCCGGGAAACAAAAAGGGGACCGACCCGGAAGGCCTGGTCAAGCAGCCATACACTTCGAATCCGGCTTCGGGTGGTTTTCTGTATGTCAAAGTGACACCGAAGAAGGAAGATTCAAAAGCCCTGCTCCAGTTTCTGTTTTATGACGAGCAGGGTAAGCTGTTGCACCAGGTCGATAAAACGCAGCCTCTGAAACCCTGA
- a CDS encoding PmoA family protein: MNHALRLASFLILTVSLVVCHLETVSANNASPGTISIRAGKTPLQNQPVSVDLSDSQAMTQPLHLIDPASQEKIPVQIETRDGQPSRLWLIYPGTLAAGETKTLDLKTGAVPAAREVTIKDTGKAYQIMIGQHEVLAYNYKHVPAPKDLHPLYGRSAHIHPIVTPGGKVVSDEFPPDHAHQSGQFLAYTKCIFEGRPTNFWEIKSNKGRVRFHKLLSKQSGPVFGELQVEQEFVDLTGTAEKVALKEIWTIRVWNQLEADPEYWMYDITSNARCASDSPLYLPEYHYGGMAIRGGRGWTKENCRFLTSNGKTRENGNHDRSRWCDISGRQTADESFSGFTILSHPQNFRFPEPVRIHPSMPYMVFTPSVLGDWKIEPGTPNISRYRFLVHNGQALSNTDQLWNSYAHPPQVTLKLAAPTETEK, translated from the coding sequence ATGAACCATGCTCTACGCCTCGCAAGTTTTCTGATTCTGACCGTCAGTCTCGTGGTCTGTCACCTCGAAACGGTTTCTGCAAATAACGCTTCACCCGGCACGATCAGCATCAGAGCCGGGAAGACTCCGCTGCAAAATCAACCGGTGAGCGTGGACCTGTCTGATTCCCAAGCGATGACTCAGCCTCTGCATCTGATCGATCCCGCTTCGCAGGAAAAGATTCCGGTTCAGATCGAAACCCGGGACGGGCAGCCGAGCCGACTCTGGTTGATTTATCCCGGCACACTGGCAGCCGGTGAGACAAAAACGCTGGATCTGAAAACGGGAGCGGTACCTGCGGCCCGCGAAGTGACGATCAAAGATACCGGCAAGGCCTACCAGATCATGATTGGTCAGCATGAGGTTCTGGCCTACAACTACAAGCATGTTCCCGCGCCGAAAGACCTGCATCCGCTGTATGGCCGCAGTGCTCATATTCATCCGATCGTGACCCCAGGTGGCAAAGTCGTCTCGGATGAATTCCCTCCCGACCACGCTCACCAGAGCGGACAGTTTCTGGCGTATACCAAATGTATTTTTGAGGGACGCCCTACCAATTTCTGGGAGATCAAGAGTAACAAGGGCCGCGTACGGTTTCATAAACTGCTGTCAAAACAGTCAGGTCCGGTGTTCGGTGAATTACAGGTCGAACAGGAATTTGTCGACCTGACAGGAACTGCTGAAAAAGTCGCTTTGAAAGAGATCTGGACCATTCGTGTCTGGAATCAGCTGGAAGCGGATCCGGAATACTGGATGTACGACATCACTTCCAATGCGCGCTGTGCGTCTGACAGCCCGCTGTACCTACCTGAATACCATTACGGCGGCATGGCGATCCGCGGTGGTCGGGGCTGGACAAAAGAAAACTGCCGCTTCCTGACATCGAATGGAAAAACTCGCGAAAACGGCAATCACGACCGCTCCCGCTGGTGTGATATTTCCGGACGGCAAACAGCCGATGAATCTTTCAGTGGCTTTACGATTTTAAGTCACCCGCAGAACTTTCGTTTCCCGGAGCCGGTTCGCATTCATCCCTCTATGCCTTACATGGTTTTTACCCCCAGTGTGCTCGGCGACTGGAAAATAGAACCCGGGACGCCTAATATCAGTCGCTACCGATTTCTGGTTCACAATGGTCAGGCGCTCTCAAACACTGACCAACTCTGGAACAGCTATGCCCACCCACCCCAAGTCACATTGAAACTGGCTGCTCCCACCGAAACTGAAAAATGA
- a CDS encoding amidohydrolase family protein, with translation MIWDLHCHLSGVDGKTVDERIAQLMVYADRMGVERLIFFMGWPFLIDPTPQQFREQNDQVMQAISHWHDRAFGFVYLNAKYVDESLEELDRCVKNGPMIGVKLWVAARCNDPAIDPIIKRAGELKALIYQHTWFKTGGNLTGESTPSDLALMAARHPEIPIIAGHTGGDWELGLRAIQNSPNLYAGIGGSDPTAGMTEMAVRTLGAERVLYGSDIGGRSFSSQLAKVQGADIPEVSKRLILGGNLKRLLTPILNEKGIKV, from the coding sequence ATGATCTGGGACCTGCACTGCCACCTCTCCGGGGTGGATGGAAAAACGGTCGATGAACGCATCGCCCAGTTAATGGTCTATGCTGACCGGATGGGCGTAGAACGCCTGATCTTTTTTATGGGCTGGCCCTTTCTGATCGATCCGACGCCCCAACAATTCCGCGAGCAGAACGACCAGGTCATGCAGGCCATCAGCCACTGGCACGATCGGGCGTTCGGCTTCGTCTATCTGAACGCCAAGTATGTGGATGAAAGTCTGGAAGAACTGGACCGTTGCGTGAAAAATGGTCCCATGATCGGTGTTAAGTTGTGGGTCGCTGCCCGCTGTAATGATCCGGCCATCGATCCGATTATCAAACGCGCCGGGGAACTCAAAGCCCTGATCTATCAGCACACCTGGTTTAAAACCGGTGGGAACCTGACAGGCGAATCGACGCCCAGCGACCTGGCCCTGATGGCAGCCCGACATCCCGAGATCCCCATCATCGCCGGACACACAGGAGGCGACTGGGAACTGGGTCTGCGGGCGATTCAAAACAGCCCGAATCTCTACGCGGGGATTGGTGGCTCCGATCCGACAGCCGGCATGACGGAGATGGCTGTCCGCACACTGGGAGCGGAACGAGTGCTGTATGGCAGCGATATCGGCGGCCGCAGTTTTTCATCTCAACTGGCAAAGGTTCAGGGAGCCGATATTCCCGAGGTGTCTAAACGACTGATTCTGGGTGGTAACCTCAAGCGACTGTTGACCCCCATTTTGAATGAAAAGGGGATCAAAGTATGA
- a CDS encoding amidohydrolase family protein, translating to MIYDVNVYLSQWPFRRLPNDDTASLVRKLKQNQIQKALAGSFDGLLHKDLMSVNQRLVTECQTKGEGILVPVGSINPRLPGWEADVIACHEKWKMPGIRLHPNYHEYELSDPAAKKLFALAAERGLFIQIAMRMEDERTQHPLVRVPDVNFEALPGLMKQHEQLQVTVLNGMKSLRGANLTRLTENPNLTIEIAMLEEVGGIEKLMKQVPYQQILFGSYYPFFYLESSLNKLRESQLGQEIETKITWENAQNRFVKRQS from the coding sequence ATGATTTATGACGTCAACGTTTATCTCTCACAGTGGCCGTTCCGCCGTCTGCCCAATGATGACACTGCTTCCCTGGTCAGAAAGCTCAAACAGAATCAGATTCAAAAGGCCCTGGCCGGCAGTTTCGATGGGCTGCTGCACAAAGATCTGATGTCGGTGAATCAAAGGCTGGTTACAGAGTGTCAAACCAAAGGGGAAGGCATCCTGGTTCCCGTCGGCAGCATTAATCCGCGTCTCCCAGGCTGGGAAGCGGATGTCATCGCCTGTCACGAAAAGTGGAAGATGCCCGGCATCCGGCTGCATCCGAATTATCACGAATACGAACTCAGTGATCCTGCCGCGAAGAAACTGTTTGCCCTGGCTGCCGAGCGTGGACTGTTCATCCAGATTGCCATGCGGATGGAAGACGAACGCACACAGCATCCGCTGGTGCGCGTGCCCGATGTGAATTTTGAAGCATTGCCGGGCCTGATGAAACAGCATGAACAGCTGCAGGTCACCGTTTTGAATGGCATGAAATCACTGCGAGGTGCGAATCTGACACGCTTGACGGAAAACCCGAATCTGACGATCGAGATCGCGATGCTGGAAGAAGTAGGCGGAATCGAGAAGCTGATGAAACAGGTTCCGTATCAGCAGATCCTGTTTGGTTCTTACTATCCGTTTTTCTATCTGGAATCGAGCCTGAATAAACTTAGAGAATCACAACTGGGTCAGGAAATCGAAACCAAAATCACCTGGGAGAATGCACAGAACCGGTTCGTGAAGAGGCAATCGTAA